In Arctopsyche grandis isolate Sample6627 chromosome 13, ASM5162203v2, whole genome shotgun sequence, one DNA window encodes the following:
- the LOC143921335 gene encoding selenoprotein M-like, translating to MANKLLAFLVLGALTLASAQEYDRTVVAARVESCRGCSLNRLPEVKTFIYQDVPQYEDVEFKHIQGAPPELVLLAATGEEIQRLPLSKLTRLELNELMETRGFAKKPTNDKTEF from the exons ATGGCAAATAAACTATTAGCCTTCCTTGTATTGGGAGCTCTCACCCTTGCGTCAGCTCAAGAGTACGACAGAACAGTCGTAGCAGCCAGAGTTGAG agttGCCGAGGCTGTTCTTTAAACCGTCTACCAGAAGTGAAAACATTCATATATCAAGATGTGCCCCAATACGAAGATGTCGAATTCAAACATATCCAAGGTGCACCACCAGAGCTAGTATTGCTAGCGGCGACCGGTGAAGAGATCCAACGTTTGCCACTAAGCAAGTTGACGCGTCTCGAATTAAACGAGCTGATGGAGACGAGGGGCTTCGCAAAAAAACCAACAAATGACAAAACTGAgttttaa
- the Prp19 gene encoding pre-mRNA processing factor 19 gives MSLCCAISSEVPEQPVVSPVSGGVFERRLIEKYITENGVDPLNGKPLAANELIEIKTPPIVKPKPPSGTSIPATLKSMQDEWDALMLHAFTQRQQLQTARQELSHALYQHDAACRVIARLTKEVTAAREALATLKPQAGITAANPPHPQQAASAEAGGWAAQPLAQAGMGPEVVQRLQERATILTQERKRRGRTVPEGLVSPDTLRSFITLASHPGLHSASVPGILALDINPSDHSKILTGGNDKNATVFNKDTEQVVAILKGHTKKVTRVIYHPNEDTVITASPDSTIRVWNIPTSQTTVILRSHDGPVTGLSLHPTGDYILSTSIDQHWAFSDIRTGQLLTKVSDSSGVGLTTAQFHPDGLIFGTGTEDSLVKIWDLKEQSNVANFASHTGPITTISFSENGYYLATAADDACVKLWDLRKLKNFKTIQLEDSYQIKDLCFDQSGTYLAIAGSDIRVYLCKQWQELKVFNDHTAAATGVRFGRHAQYLASTSMDRTLMLYGIE, from the exons ATGTCGCTCTGCTGCGCCA TAAGTAGCGAGGTGCCGGAGCAGCCCGTCGTGTCTCCCGTCTCAGGAGGCGTCTTCGAGCGGAGGCTCATCGAGAAGTACATCACCGAGAATGGCGTGGATCCCCTCAACGGAAAGCCACTCGCGGCGAACGAACTCATCGAAATCAAAA CACCACCGATTGTTAAACCGAAACCGCCGAGTGGTACAAGTATACCAGCTACTCTCAAGAGTATGCAAGACGAGTGGGACGCCTTAATGCTGCACGCGTTCACTCAACGTCAACAATTGCAAACTGCAAGACag GAATTGAGTCACGCCCTCTATCAGCACGATGCAGCGTGCAGAGTAATAGCTCGTCTCACCAAAGAAGTAACTGCCGCCAGAGAAGCTTTGGCCACATTGAAGCCGCAAGCCGGAATTACTGCTGCCAATCCTCCACATCCTCAACAA GCAGCCTCTGCAGAAGCTGGTGGGTGGGCCGCTCAACCGTTGGCTCAGGCTGGTATGGGTCCGGAGGTTGTTCAAAGACTGCAAGAACGTGCTACAATTCTAACACAGGAACGAAAGCGACGAGGCAGAACCGTGCCAGAAGGTCTCGTCTCTCCGGATACGCTTCGTAGTTTTATCACTCTCGCTTCACATCCG GGCTTGCATTCTGCTAGTGTTCCTGGAATATTGGCTCTCGATATAAATCCATCCGATCATAGTAAGATCTTGACCGGTGGTAATGATAAGAATGCCACAGTCTTCAACAAAGATACGGAGCAGGTAGTCGCTATTTTGAAAGGACATACTAAGAAAGTCACTCGTGTTATTTATCATCCAAATGAAGATACCGTCATTACTGCATCTCCAGATTCTACCATCCGTGTTTGGAACATACCCAC atCGCAAACGACGGTAATACTTCGTTCGCACGACGGACCCGTCACCGGTTTATCACTCCATCCTACTGGAGATTACATTCTTTCTACTTCTATCGACCAGCACTGGGCATTCTCTGATATACGCACTGGTCAACTTCTAACTAAAGTGTCCGATTCATCTGGAGTCGGCTTGACGACGGCTCAATTCCATCCTGACGGTTTGATCTTCGGCACCGGTACCGAAGATTCCCTGGTAAAGATCTGGGATTTGAAGGAGCAAAGTAACGTGGCAAATTTCGCAAGTCACACAGGACCGATAACGACCATATCCTTTTCCGAGAATGGTTATTATTTGGCTACGGCTGCTGACGACGCCTGCGTCAAACTATGGGATTTGAGAAAACTGAAGAATTTCAAGACGATACAATTGGAAGATTCGTATCAAATTAAAGATCTATGCTTTGATCAGAGCGGTACTTATCTTGCCATCGCCGGCTCCGATATAAGGGTGTACTTGTGCAAACAATGGCAAGAGTTGAAGGTGTTCAATGACCATACAGCGGCTGCGACGGGAGTAAGATTTGGACGACATGCCCAATACTTGGCATCGACTAGTATGGATCGTACTCTGATGTTGTATGGAATAGAATag
- the LOC143921334 gene encoding E3 ubiquitin-protein ligase RNF185-like, giving the protein MSASEGSSSGGSSSLGGGESTGGAAGGGGGRTKKAAPDEERPEERMLECNICLDTAKDAVVSLCGHLFCWPCLHQWLETRPNRQVCPVCKAAIGKDKVIPLYGRGSSKQEDPRNKVPPRPAGHRTEPENTGGFPGFGFGDGFYMSFGIGAFPFGFITSTFNIGDPRPSPAPRGTAQFGEEQLLSKIFLWVAILFIIWLILA; this is encoded by the exons ATGTCAGCCAGCGAGGGCAGCAGCAGCGGCGGCAGCAGCAGCCTGGGGGGCGGAGAGTCCACCGGTGGGGCCGCgggcgggggcggggggcgCACCAAGAAGGCGGCGCCCGACGAGGAGCGCCCCGAAGAGCGGATGCTCGAGTGCAACATCTGCCTCGACACGGCCAAGGACGCCGTCGTCAGTCTCTGCGGACACCTCTTCTG TTGGCCCTGCCTGCACCAGTGGCTGGAGACGAGGCCCAATCGCCAAGTGTGCCCCGTGTGCAAGGCCGCTATCGGCAAGGATAAGGTCATACCGCTGTATGGACGTGGAAGTTCCAAACAAGAGGATCCGAGAAATAAG GTACCTCCGAGGCCAGCTGGTCACAGAACGGAACCTGAAAATACCGGTGGCTTCCCGGGCTTCGGTTTCGGTGATGGGTTTTATATGTCGTTCGGCATTGGCGCGTTTCCGTTCGGATTTATTACGTCGACTTTTAACATTGGAGATCCTCGTCCGAGTCCTG CTCCTCGTGGTACGGCCCAGTTTGGAGAAGAACAACTTTTATCGAAGATCTTTCTTTGGGTGGCAATACTTTTCATTATTTGGCTAATTTTAGCGTAG
- the LOC143921336 gene encoding pre-rRNA 2'-O-ribose RNA methyltransferase FTSJ3 translates to MGKKAKVGKQRKDKYYQLAKETGYRSRAAFKLIQLNRKFGFLQRSRVCIDLCAAPGGWMQVAQQNMPLSSIVIGVDLFPIKPVPGCIGLVEDITTDKCKTAISREIKTWKADVVFHDGAPNVGTNWIHDAYQQNSLTLSALKLATNFLRKGGWFITKVFRSKDYNALIWVFKQLFKKVHATKPQASRTESAEIFVVCQTYIAPDKIDPKFLDPKYVFEELDMKPKSKMNILHPEKQKKVKAEGYPENDYTLHHAVSVVDFVNNENVIDALQSCNQIIFDDEEISNHPKTTLEIKECCKDIKVLGRKDLKALIVWWKAMKELKKENDETGSIAGAETGDAGERILTLDEMEDKEDEAISQKIAELEEEESREMKRKRKKAKKERLKLNEKMNLKMVHKGDSGPTEEADDLFQLQQIKSNQVLTKISDQSPDIFAESEEESDEDLKMRKKVERYDPGTTKLDSSGLYYKDTDSELEMESGSESENEKEGLGFSESEEEDEAPPKKEQKKPIKNVKENTVQERKKPANPLLVDLDTRDAKTKKMHKAELWFQKDAFKNLEQDDDEDLELDRMAEIHKKKGGTIIGEEPIENDDTKKPKKKNFVSLKNDFDDSDSEASEVDKNGLEDFDDNTTSDSDSDYDVERPSKKARNAAGKVTGKVDNPVKDEELKKLKKLVKMDEEGLALGTILASSRKRKRDLIDAAWNRYTFNDTNLPDWFADDEKKHMKKDIPVPEELVAEYKKNLQEINVRPIKKVMEAKARKKRRVMKRMEKAKKKVETLMENEDVPDREKAKQIKQLYRKAKSTGKKEITYVVAKKFNSSKRMKRPKGVKGQYRVVDSRMKKDLRAMKSKEKTKGRGKASKGINKGARFQKTKSRSNKKK, encoded by the exons ATGGGGAAAAAGGCCAAAGTAGGAAAACAGCGCAAAGATAAATATTACCAATTAGCCAAGGAAACAG GCTATAGATCTCGTGCGGCGTTCAAATTAATCCAATTAAACAGAAAGTTTGGATTTTTGCAAAGATCAAGAGTATGCATCGATTTGTGTGCTGCCCCCGGAGGATGGATGCAGGTGGCTCAGCAGAACATGCCATTGTCCAGTATAGTCATCGGTGTAGATTTGTTTCCGATAAAACCGGTTCCTGGATGCATTGGTTTGGTTGAAGACATCACAACGGATAAATGCAAAACTGCAATCTCGAGAGAAATCAAAACATGGAAAGCAGACGTTGTGTTTCACGATGGTGCACCAAACGTAGGAACCAACTGGATCCACGATGCATACCAACAAAACTCTTTGACGCTGAGCGCTTTAAAATTGGCCACCAATTTCCTCCGTAAAGGTGGTTGGTTCATAACTAAAGTGTTCAGATCTAAAGATTACAATGCACTTATATGGGTGTTCAAGCAGTTGTTCAAGAAGGTTCATGCAACGAAGCCGCAAGCTTCCCGTACGGAATCTGCGGAAATCTTCGTCGTTTGTCAGACTTACATTGCGCCGGATAAGATAGATCCCAAGTTTTTGGATCCCAAGTATGTGTTTGAGGAGTTGGATATGAAGCCCAAAAGCAAAATGAATATATTGCATCCAGAAAAGCAGAAGAAAGTGAAAGCTGAAGGTTATCCTGAAAATGATTATACTTTACATCATGCCGTGTCTGTTGTTGACTTTGTAAACAATGAAAACGTCATCGATGCTCTCCAATCGTGCAATCAa atcatATTTGATGATGAAGAAATATCAAATCATCCGAAAACAACATTAGAAATTAAAGAATGTTGTAAGGATATTAAAGTATTAGGTAGAAAAGATCTGAAGGCTTTAATAGTTTGGTGGAAAGCAATGAAAGAATTAAAAAAG GAAAATGATGAAACTGGAAGCATTGCTGGAGCTGAGACTGGAGATGCTGGGGAACGGATTCTTACATTAGATGAGATGGAGGATAAAGAAGATGAAGCTATTTCACAAAAAATTGCAGAGCTTGAG GAAGAAGAGTCAAGAGAAATGAAACGTAAAAGAAAGAAAGCAAAAAAAGAAAGATTGAAActtaatgaaaaaatgaatcTTAAAATGGTTCACAAGGGTGATAGTGGACCTACTGAAGAAGCCGATGATCTCTTCCAATTGCAACAAATCAAGAGTAATCAA GTTTTGACGAAGATTTCCGATCAAAGTCCTGACATTTTTGCAGAATCAGAGGAGGAATCTGATGAGGACCTTAAAATGAGAAAGAAGGTCGAAAGATATGACCCAGGAACGACCAAATTAGATAGTTCGGGTCTATATTATAAGGATACCGATAGTGAATTGGAAATGGAATCGGGTTCGGAGAGTGAAAACGAGAAGGAAGGATTAG GTTTCAGTGAAtcggaagaagaagacgaagctCCTCCGAAAAAGGAACAGAAGAAaccaataaaaaatgttaaagaAAACACAGTCCAAGAGAGAAAAAAACCAGCTAATCCTCTTTTGGTTGATCTTGACACTAGGgatgcaaaaacaaaaaaaatgcacaaaGCAGAACTTTGGTTTCAAAAAGATGCATTTAAAAATTTGGAACAGGACGATGACGAGGATTTAGAATTAGACAGGATGGCTGAAATACATAAAAAGAAAG GTGGTACAATAATTGGAGAGGAACCGATTGAAAACGACGATACTAAAAAACCTAAGAAGAAAAATTTCGTTAGTCTTAAAAATGATTTCGATGATTCCGATAGTGAAGCATCTGAAGTCGATAAAAATGGTTTGGAAGATTTCGACGACAATACCACTTCTGATAGTGATAGCGATTATGATGTGGAAAGGCCCAGCAAAAAAGCCAGAAATGCAGCTGGCAAAGTTACAGGAAAAGTTGACAATCCTGTTAAGGATGAGG AATTAAAGAAGCttaaaaaattagtaaaaatggATGAAGAGGGACTTGCACTCGGCACAATCTTAGCATCGTCTCGTAAAAGAAAACGTGATTTGATAGATGCCGCATGGAATCGGTACACTTTCAATGATACCAATTTACCAGACTGGTTTGCCGACGACGAAAAGAAACACATGAAAAAGGATATACCTGTACCTGAA gaaCTCGTCGCAGAATATAAGAAGAATCTGCAGGAGATTAATGTACGCccaattaagaaagtaatggaAGCCAAAGCAAGGAAGAAGAGGCGTGTTATGAAGAGAATGGAAAAGGCAAAGAAGAAAGTGGAAACACTTATGGAGAACGAAGATGTTCCTGATAGAGAAAAAGCTAAACAGATTAAACA atTATACCGAAAGGCCAAATCGACCGGTAAAAAAGAAATAACGTATGTGGTCgctaaaaaattcaattcatctAAGAGAATGAAGAGGCCCAAAGGTGTAAAAGGTCAATACAGGGTGGTAGATTCTCGAATGAAAAAGGATCTCCGCGCTATGAAATCTAAAGAGAAGACAAAGGGACGAGGCAAAGCAAGCAAGGGAATCAATAAAGGAGCACGGTTCCAAAAAACAAAATCTCgttcaaataaaaagaaatag
- the BI-1 gene encoding bax Inhibitor-1 → MTPTVTGFMNSFNNRLEEPVRAHLKNVYACLTMTSISASAGAFLDIYTDWFKAGFISNIGALGLIFMLMYTPDNGKNIKQRLAYLLGFGFLSGMGIGPLLQYAIMLNPAIVTTALAGTCLIFVSFTIASMLADRGRWLFLGGTLMTLLTTIAALSLANIFFRSQLLYQTHLYLGLALMCGFILYDTQAIIEKRRAGNKDFVGHSLDLFLDFIGVMRRLVIILTQKEEQDRRRKRD, encoded by the exons ATGACGCCCACCGTCACAGGCTTCATGAACTCTTTCAACAACAGGCT TGAGGAACCTGTACGagcacatttaaaaaatgtatacgcaTGCCTAACGATGACCTCAATCTCGGCCTCGGCCGGGGCTTTCCTAGACATATACACAGACTGGTTCAAAGCTGGATTCATATCCAATATCGGCGCCCTAGGACTCATATTCATGCTCATGTACACACCCGACAATGGAAAGAATATTAAACAAAGACTCGCATATCTCCTCGGCTTTGGATTCTTATCAG GAATGGGGATTGGACCGTTGCTTCAGTACGCTATAATGTTGAATCCTGCAATAGTGACAACGGCATTAGCCGGTACCTGCCTGATCTTCGTTTCGTTCACGATTGCTTCAATGTTGGCCGATCGTGGACGTTGGCTATTCCTCGGCGGAACTCTGATGACATTGCTTACCACCATAGCCGCACTTTCGCTTGCCAATATTTTCTTCAGATCGCAACTATTGTACCAG ACTCACTTATACCTCGGCCTCGCTCTGATGTGCGGTTTTATCTTGTATGATACACAAGCTATTATTGAAAAGCGTCGTGCAGGAAATAAGGACTTTGTGGGTCATTCTTTGGATCTCTTCTTGGATTTCATCGGTGTTATGAGACGCTTGGTGATCATCCTCACACAAAAG GAAGAACAAGATCGCCGTCGCAAGcgtgattaa